A stretch of the Nakamurella alba genome encodes the following:
- a CDS encoding DUF2567 domain-containing protein, whose protein sequence is MSAPDTTPILLAPEAGRRKLDPARELLHWRSGATVLVAAVLAGIVQALLWAMVAPGEQFVVYKDGSYLPLPTESPRQFTAVAIMLLLSVAAGAALAAAAWAWRSVRGTAMLLTVGFAGAVGALTAYLLGPVMTDGTDPASIGASAIDQLVTAEPTAGNAMVILLEPLIAIAVYTFLVAWHGEKDLGTGLPQPLPAVPQGPQTPEMVTFGPQGRP, encoded by the coding sequence ATGAGCGCACCCGACACGACGCCGATCCTGCTGGCCCCGGAGGCCGGCCGACGCAAGCTGGACCCGGCCCGCGAGTTGCTGCACTGGCGGTCCGGCGCGACGGTGCTGGTCGCTGCCGTGCTGGCCGGCATCGTGCAGGCACTGCTGTGGGCGATGGTGGCGCCCGGCGAGCAGTTCGTCGTCTACAAGGACGGCAGCTACCTGCCGCTGCCGACCGAGTCGCCGCGCCAGTTCACCGCTGTCGCGATCATGCTGCTGCTGTCGGTGGCCGCCGGCGCGGCGCTCGCCGCGGCCGCCTGGGCCTGGCGCAGCGTCCGCGGCACCGCCATGCTGCTGACGGTCGGGTTCGCCGGCGCGGTCGGCGCGTTGACCGCCTACCTGCTCGGCCCGGTGATGACCGACGGCACCGATCCGGCGTCGATCGGGGCGTCCGCCATCGACCAGCTGGTCACCGCCGAGCCGACCGCGGGCAACGCGATGGTGATCCTGCTGGAACCGCTGATCGCGATCGCCGTCTACACGTTCCTGGTCGCCTGGCACGGTGAGAAGGACCTGGGAACCGGTCTGCCGCAACCGCTCCCGGCCGTACCGCAGGGCCCGCAGACACCCGAGATGGTGACCTTCGGGCCGCAGGGCCGCCCCTGA